The nucleotide sequence GGTAATAATTGAAAAACACATGAAAACAAAATCCCTAACTACCTTAATAACAGCCTGCTATGAACTTACATATTCCTTTTCTTTTGATATTGTGTTAAAAGGATTTTTGTCATGTCAAACATTGTCGTTTAATGTTTTACTAACCATACTATAATATTTGGGATGGCCAACAATAAGCGTAAGTTTTTTGCCTAAATGAAGGCGTTGGGAGCAACATGAAAATGCAATAACAATAATTAAGCCACCCTGGCTTTTTAACTTAATAGCATTTGTAAACGGtatgtttacaataaattacCGACGCCATCATTCGCTTTATTTTGAAACGTTTAGCAACCGAGTTCTATTAATTATTATCCATAAccgaaaatatattaaaaaatttggTGATGACCATCCGTTTTATTTCGTTTGCTAACATATCAATTTTCTTTTGAATCTATGAAAAACTTGTTGGCCTATGTTTCTTCGATAAAACAATTACACATGTTACAGAAAACTTAATTTAAGTCGGGCTACTTAAAATGGATTTGCGACGGTGATAATTCTAAGCTGGTTGTCCGACCGGGCTAGTGCCCTAAAATTTATGTCAAAAACTGGATTCTAGGACAGAAAAGGAAGACATTTTCCATTACTCTTGCTAATAGCATGGGTATTCTTACATTGGTTATAATTCTCCTAATaatcaattatttgttttatttttattgtaatttggcCATTATGTGAATAAGTCTTTTTACATACTCGATTCCAGGACAGACAAGGAGAGCGCGGCGCGAGAAAAGCACCTCCATCTTCAAGAGCTACTGCTGGCGCTGTTCCAAGACATTCGCCACTACGAGCGCGACGAGTTGGCCGCGCAGCGAGAAAAGGCCAAGATCCAGCACGAGACAGAAGTAGAGAGGATGAAACACCGTGAGAAACTCCTGCTCGCGGAGAAGGAAAACGAGAAGCTGAGAATGGAGCTGGAAATGGAGAGGCTGAGgtagtatacatgtatactgtatatGGGCAGTAATGTATTAGAGGTTGAGGTAGTATATACTGTATATTAGCAGTAATGTAGTAATTAAGTAATAACgtttgatattgttttatatcacGTGTAATGTGGTAATTTaggaatatattttttatattctttttttatatttctaaagCTTACGTTTTAACGGATTGTTTCAAAGTGAAATTAAGTTTCAACGCCATTAGATGGTGCACATGCTTGTTTTCCGCATATGTGAAATGTAAGAAACGATCATGCATTTTGTTAAAGATTGTATTTGTTTGCAGCTTAGACATAACAAGCACGTGTATTGAGTGTACAATAATTGTTCTAATAAACTATGCCCTCACAAACGAAGTATATTGGAATTTCACCTATGGTCGATCTCTTTGTTTGTAAGTCTGCatataaaactataaaattgTTACATTTCAAAAACAACTAAATTGAAATGCACATAAACACTGAGAGGTACAGTTGTGCAAGACATAAACTTTTACGCACATTGATCCAATTATTACTGAGTTATTCCTTTGGACTTAGTTAGCTCTCATATTAAATGTCTGtggacaaaaaaaaacatttttactacCTTCCTAAAGCGACTGAATCGAAACGTTTAATATGTAATCACCATGAAGGTAAGATGTGCAAGACTAACTTCACCCGTGCagtgatcacatgtgcaattgaACCTACCTCCATGTATGGCTTACATATAAGTGATTAAATGCTACGCGTACTTTCAGCATTGTCTCTAGGATGTGTTACAGCAGTTGATTTAATGCATTGCGAATATATTTCAGGACGGAAAGAGCCAACAAGAAATCAAGTGTCTGTGTTATCTTGTGAAATAGGTAACCAGGTCtcatatttattataatcttaaagacaaaataaaataacaaaagcaATTTTAaagatatcattataaaattTTCCGAAAAATACTTCATAAAATGTTATGACAAACAAGTTCAGCAAAGGCATTTCTTGTCTTATCTATCATGCTGTATTTTACATGTACGTGCTTAACCCATTTgtgactagcgtctagaaaaaaggccttggcaaacagcgtagacccagatgagacgccgcatgatgcggcgtctcattagggtctgcgctgtttgctttaaggaatttctgtaagaaatattctaaatataaaaaataaatatactagacatccctaattttggaaataaattgatccaatttagaaggatgggagagtccactaagcattaatgaaatgaaatataaaaccgTCATAACTGTGCGCTTGGTGTTTCAGGAGATGCCCGTCGTGTGGGACTTGATTTTGACTTATAAGGAAATATATTATCGAAACATAAGGTGTGCCATTCACTAACATAGAACGTGTTTCCGCTAAAACTTAAATACCGCTTACTCTTAACTTGTgtaaatatatgagccttgttctgagaaaactgagcttaatgcatgtgcgtaaagtgtcatcccagattagccggtgcagtacgcacaggctaatcagggacgacactttccgcctaaacgtgattttcgttaaggagggacttccttgaaattaaaaataccataaacgcggaaagtgtcgttcctgattagcctgtgcgtactgcacaggctaatctgggacgacactttacgcacatgaattatgtccagttttctcagaacacgacttaattATATTCTCTTTCTGTTGTTCTATTCTTTGTTGGGTTGCTGTTGTTTATCTTGCAATAAAGCGATAAAAAAACCCTCGATAAATGGAATGTAATTACCGACGTTGTAATTGGGCAACATTGCTTTCGAATGTCGACACATGGTTGGTTTGTACGGAAACGGTTTCTTCACTATTTTCGAAAACATTTtattgttgatgtatttttaacGAGTTACACAAACGATCTACACAATGGCGTATTTCTTTTGAGATGTATCGTCAGTATCATATATTAAGTTACGAAATAGAAAATTGAACGCCTGACAAACGTGTCAAAATACCTATCTACcggtaagtggtaaagggttaattgtcAGTGTTATCCTATCTATGTTTACACTTACATTCGGTAAGAAAAGTGGCGCCTcacaaacatgtaaataattacgATATGACAGTACGTGGTGTACATATTTTGTCAATGCTTCCGCATTCTGAAGTTCAAATCATATTTGCGTTCCCAAATCTTACACTTCGCTAAATTTCcgcgtttgattttatttaccGACTAACACGTAATACTATACTGTGATCAATAGTCTTTTTCAGCATTGCTATACAGAGCATCAGACTTGCCGTTGTAAATTATCACCTATGCACCAGATTTCAGAGTTAGTAAATCGCTTATGCAAATCAGGCTTTCATTATTGCAACAAGTATCACACAAGCGCAACTTTGTTCATAGTGACAGTTGTATTAATGTGTATACAAACGTACGGTCCCGGCAAGGGGCATACGATAGACTGACGTTGCATGTACGTTGATCACATCTTCTCGTGATGTAAAACTGCGCTATGTGTTTTTTACGGCGACTGGAAGTTGAAACAGGCATGCTCAAATCACATCTCATTTAGGAAAACTACTGATACGTAGTATGCACCTGGAATAtacactaaaatgaaaatttataaataataaaccaaacaTAAAATGTTCCTACCAGTCTAAGAATCAATATTATAAACTGTTGGCAATGTTTGTGATCCAATATTTACAGATGTTAATGATATTGTAATAGCAATGCCCATATAAATTAATGGCATATGAAACGCAAGCATTGGTCCATCCCTGCACCTCTTACTGTTTTGTTCAAACATGAAGTCGTGCACACTTGACATATATTTAACCATCTAGATACTCAATTACGAGGCGAAAGCAATGACGAACAAACCGGTATATGACGTTTGAATGTGATATTTACATACGACTTTGTCCCCAAGCAAGTCTTCTCAAAAGATCTGCAAATGACATTTACACAA is from Dreissena polymorpha isolate Duluth1 chromosome 14, UMN_Dpol_1.0, whole genome shotgun sequence and encodes:
- the LOC127858232 gene encoding uncharacterized protein LOC127858232 — encoded protein: MSLSTMDLYCGNGHSNKSELKQHYKAQELATDKESAAREKHLHLQELLLALFQDIRHYERDELAAQREKAKIQHETEVERMKHREKLLLAEKENEKLRMELEMERLRTERANKKSSVCVIL